From a region of the Brockia lithotrophica genome:
- a CDS encoding DedA family protein, whose amino-acid sequence MSGWMQAVLDFLAAFGPWGLLFALTIEVIPSEIVLAVFGVLVAQGRISFPEAMCAGILGGITSQLLLYLAGRYGGRPFVERYGRYVFLFPHHIERAERWFAHFGPGAVFSGRFVPVLRHAISIPAGIVRMPLGKFVLYTGLAAIPWTWFFLQLGMAFVQDRVLLEREVHRYTLPFLALALVTFVAYVAFVKYTRAASRRK is encoded by the coding sequence TTGAGCGGTTGGATGCAGGCAGTACTCGATTTCCTCGCGGCTTTCGGACCTTGGGGGCTTCTTTTCGCCCTTACGATCGAGGTGATTCCGAGCGAGATCGTCCTTGCGGTCTTCGGGGTCCTCGTAGCCCAGGGTAGGATTTCCTTCCCCGAGGCCATGTGTGCGGGAATTCTCGGCGGGATCACCTCCCAGCTTCTTCTCTACCTTGCAGGTAGGTACGGGGGCCGGCCTTTTGTCGAACGCTACGGCCGCTACGTCTTTCTCTTCCCCCACCACATCGAGCGGGCAGAGCGTTGGTTTGCGCACTTCGGCCCCGGCGCGGTGTTTTCCGGGCGTTTCGTTCCCGTCCTCCGGCATGCGATCTCCATTCCCGCGGGGATCGTGCGCATGCCCCTCGGGAAGTTCGTCCTGTATACCGGCCTCGCCGCGATCCCGTGGACCTGGTTTTTCCTGCAACTCGGGATGGCCTTTGTCCAGGACCGCGTCCTGCTCGAACGGGAGGTCCACCGGTACACGCTTCCCTTTCTCGCACTCGCCCTCGTAACGTTCGTTGCTTACGTCGCGTTCGTGAAGTATACGCGAGCCGCTTCCCGGCGAAAATAG
- a CDS encoding cytochrome d ubiquinol oxidase subunit II — MDLETLAALILWTFLFGYVLFGAVDFGTGFFSAWSAVRDRNPRLHDAAQRLMAPLWEVTNVFLVFFVVGIVGFFPLTAYYYGAALLVPLGAGLVLLGLRGAYYAFHTYSPEKRPVFTYVYGLTGLAIPAALAAVLTVSEGGFIATDGFPTLDLAAFLGSAYTWAMFAVGLLGTVVLAAAFLSWYLERSEERDLAEKMRHTAIAVFPYAFLADLFALALMVRESPMRPLLVERGAAGYVVSAVLAVAAYALLRTRRPAWAFLAAAGQYAAAFYAYGVVHYPYLLYPYLTVYDGFTPLPMAHALLVGFVLGLFVLVPALVLLLRTFLFPPSPGISRRGEVS; from the coding sequence GTGGATCTTGAGACGCTCGCCGCCCTCATCCTCTGGACCTTTCTCTTCGGCTACGTGCTCTTCGGCGCGGTAGATTTCGGCACGGGGTTTTTTTCCGCTTGGAGTGCCGTGCGCGACCGAAACCCTCGCCTGCACGATGCCGCCCAGCGGCTCATGGCCCCCCTGTGGGAGGTGACGAACGTCTTCCTCGTCTTTTTTGTCGTGGGGATCGTCGGGTTCTTCCCCCTCACGGCGTACTACTACGGAGCGGCGCTCCTCGTCCCTCTGGGGGCAGGGCTCGTCCTCCTCGGGCTCCGGGGTGCATACTACGCCTTTCACACGTACAGCCCGGAAAAGAGGCCCGTCTTTACGTACGTCTATGGCCTTACCGGCCTCGCCATTCCCGCCGCCCTCGCCGCCGTACTCACCGTATCCGAAGGGGGATTCATCGCCACCGACGGCTTCCCCACGCTCGACCTCGCGGCCTTCCTCGGGAGCGCGTACACGTGGGCGATGTTTGCCGTTGGCCTTTTGGGGACCGTCGTCCTCGCCGCGGCGTTTCTCTCCTGGTACCTCGAGCGAAGTGAGGAAAGGGATCTCGCGGAAAAGATGCGCCATACGGCCATTGCCGTCTTTCCCTACGCCTTCCTTGCGGACCTCTTCGCCCTCGCCCTCATGGTTCGGGAAAGTCCGATGCGTCCCCTTCTCGTGGAGCGGGGTGCCGCAGGTTACGTCGTCTCCGCGGTTCTCGCCGTGGCCGCCTACGCCCTTTTGCGCACCCGGCGGCCGGCGTGGGCCTTCCTTGCGGCGGCAGGGCAGTACGCCGCGGCGTTTTACGCCTACGGAGTGGTGCACTACCCCTACCTCCTTTACCCCTACCTCACGGTGTACGACGGCTTTACCCCCCTTCCTATGGCCCACGCCCTGCTCGTAGGTTTCGTCCTGGGGCTTTTCGTCCTCGTCCCCGCCCTGGTTCTTTTGCTTCGCACGTTTCTCTTTCCCCCTTCTCCCGGGATCTCCCGTAGAGGGGAGGTCTCGTAG
- a CDS encoding hemolysin family protein, whose translation MSFALLQEVADRRATGEAKLDDPVRSLSAVGGSLGWILLFLFLNAFFVSAEFSFVKVRPYRVSELVERGDPRAKVLARIVSDINRALSGSQLGITIASLGLGWLGEPFARELLAPLFAWARVPEAWQGSLAVGAAFVLITSFHIVLGEQAPKVIGIRHAESIALWVAFPFYAFTWVMRPFIYLLDRATDGVLFLFRISPDQSQEIAHSEDELLSLMKRSEEQGILEAEEVALVDKVFTFTERTAREVMIPRTDMVCLYTSLPYEENVEIIRGTMHTRYPLCAPDKDHIVGFVHIKDFWRHPEERDLLRLARPVLKVPETIPLHRLLKRMQEEHVGIAILLDEFGGTSGLVTLEDILEEIVGEIQDEFDQERPEIEPLGEGRYSLDARLLVDEFNERFGASLPNEDYDTIGGFVYAHLEAVPTVGQTVEYGGFRFRVSEIDGERIVRVEVESVLGPEDAVGERNGREEGAEGELSPSPRPADHA comes from the coding sequence ATGAGTTTTGCGCTTTTGCAGGAGGTGGCGGATCGCCGGGCGACCGGCGAGGCAAAGTTGGACGATCCGGTCAGGAGTCTGTCAGCCGTCGGTGGGTCCCTCGGGTGGATCCTCCTCTTTCTTTTCCTCAACGCCTTCTTCGTGAGTGCGGAGTTTTCCTTCGTCAAGGTACGTCCCTACCGCGTGTCCGAACTCGTCGAGCGGGGGGATCCTCGGGCCAAAGTCCTCGCGCGCATCGTTTCCGACATCAACCGCGCACTCTCAGGGTCGCAGCTCGGGATCACGATCGCCTCTCTGGGGCTCGGTTGGCTCGGGGAACCTTTTGCCCGCGAACTCTTGGCCCCTCTCTTTGCCTGGGCGCGCGTACCTGAAGCGTGGCAAGGGTCCCTCGCGGTGGGGGCGGCCTTCGTCCTCATCACGTCTTTTCACATCGTGCTGGGGGAACAGGCGCCCAAGGTGATCGGGATCCGCCATGCGGAGTCGATCGCCCTGTGGGTCGCCTTTCCGTTTTACGCGTTTACCTGGGTGATGCGCCCGTTCATTTACCTCCTCGACCGGGCGACGGACGGTGTCCTCTTTCTCTTCCGGATTTCCCCCGACCAATCCCAGGAGATCGCCCACTCTGAGGATGAACTCCTCTCGCTCATGAAGAGGAGCGAGGAGCAAGGGATCCTCGAGGCGGAAGAGGTCGCCCTCGTAGACAAGGTGTTCACCTTTACGGAACGCACGGCGCGGGAGGTGATGATCCCCCGCACGGACATGGTCTGCCTCTACACCTCGCTCCCGTATGAAGAAAACGTGGAGATCATCCGCGGGACGATGCACACCCGATATCCTTTGTGCGCTCCGGACAAAGACCACATCGTGGGGTTCGTCCACATCAAGGACTTTTGGCGCCATCCGGAGGAGCGCGACCTGTTGCGCCTGGCGCGTCCCGTACTCAAGGTTCCCGAGACCATCCCCTTGCACCGGCTTCTCAAGCGCATGCAGGAGGAACACGTGGGGATCGCCATCCTCCTGGACGAGTTCGGCGGGACGAGTGGCCTCGTCACGCTGGAAGACATCCTCGAGGAGATCGTTGGCGAGATTCAGGACGAGTTCGACCAAGAGCGTCCGGAAATCGAGCCCCTCGGGGAGGGACGCTACTCCCTCGACGCCCGACTTCTCGTGGACGAGTTCAACGAGCGCTTTGGCGCCTCCTTGCCCAACGAAGACTACGACACGATCGGCGGATTCGTTTACGCCCACCTGGAGGCCGTGCCCACCGTCGGGCAAACGGTCGAATACGGGGGCTTCCGCTTTCGCGTGTCTGAGATCGACGGAGAGCGCATCGTCCGCGTAGAGGTCGAGTCCGTCCTCGGCCCGGAGGACGCGGTAGGGGAACGGAACGGGCGAGAAGAAGGGGCGGAGGGTGAGCTCTCCCCTTCGCCGCGCCCCGCGGATCACGCGTAG